Below is a window of Campylobacter canadensis DNA.
TTATTTTTGGCTTGAAAATGAATATTTAAATAATAATTTTTATGATGAAAACGAACTAAGTGATAAATTAACCCAGTTTAGAGCGCAAAATGATTTATATCTTCAAGATAGTTTTACAAATATAATTGCAATGAATGAAAATGCAGCCTTGCCACATTATAAAGCAAAAGATAATCCTAAAAAAATGCAAAAAAACACACTTTTATTAATTGATTCAGGCGCACAGTATTTAAATGGTACAACTGATATTACAAGGGTTAGTATTTATGGGCAAAGTACAAAAGAGCAAAGAATTGATTACACTTTAGTTTTAAAAGCGCATATTGCAATATCAAGTACAATTTTTCCAAAAGATATCGCCTTGCCTTTGCTAGATAGCATAACAAGAGCGCCTTTGTGGAAAGAAGGTATTGACTTTATGCATGGAACTGGGCATGGGGTTGGATACTGCTTAAATGTGCATGAAGGACCTAATGTGCTTTCGTATTATGCCAATATTAATGAAAATATGAAAGCCAAACTAGGAATGATAAGCTCCATTGAACCAGGGATTTATAGAGTAAATAAATGGGGGATTAGACTTGAGAATTTAGTTTATATCAAAGAGGCTTTTAAAAGTGAGTTTGCGCAATTTTATAAATTTGAAAATCTTACTTTATTTTTCTTTGAAAAAGATTGCATTGAAATATCTTTGTTAAATGAAGCTGAAAAAGAATGGATAAATAATTATCATAAAGAAGTGTTTTTAAAATTGAAAAATCATTTTGAAGATGAAAAAATCTTAAAATGGCTTGAAAAAAAATGTGAAAAGATTTAATTTTATTTAGCTTATCTGTGTAAATTTTACACCTTTTAAAAAAAAATGTGTAAAAAAATACACAGAATTTATTATCTTTATATGATAATAAAAAATATTTTATTTTTAAGGATTAAGATGCAAAAGAATAATTACTTTTCACTTTCTATTTTAACTTCGTTATTTTTTATGATGGGACTTTTAACCGTTTTAAACGATACTTTAATCCCACATTTAAAAGAATTATTTGAATTAACTTATTTTCAATCGTCTTTAATTCAGTTTTGTTTTTTCGGTGCTTATTTTATAACATCTAGTTTTTTTGGTAAATTGATACAAAAAATAGGTTATCAAGCTTCTGTGTCTTTAGGTTTTTTTATTGCTGCTTGTGGGTGTTTATTGTTTTACCCTGCTGCAAAAACTCAAGTTTATACAATCTTTTTAGCAGCTTTATTTGTTTTAGCTAGTGGGGTTGTGCTTTTACAAGTAACGGGAAATCCTTTTGTAACTTTATTATCAAAAAAAGAAGATACCGCAAGAAATCTAGCCTTAGTACAAGCTTTTAATTCTTTAGGAACTACAGTTGGACCTATTATTGGTTTTTATTTGATTTTAGAAAATGCAAATACAATTGATGAGAAAATATGGTCAATTCAACAACCTTATTTAATAATAGCAATATTTTTAATTTTTCTTGCTTTATTTGTAAAATTCGTAGTTAAATTACCTGATACAAGGGTGATTGCAGAAGAAATCAGTCAAACAAATAACGATACAAGAACAAGTGCTTGGCAATATGCTAAATTAAGATTTGGCGCTTTAGGAATTTTTTGTTATGTTGGAGCTGAGGTTGCTATTGGCTCATTTTTAATGCTTTATTTAATGGAAATAGCAAATTACACAAAAAGCGAAGCGGCTCATTATTTATCGTATTATTGGGGTCTTGCTATGTGTGGGCGTTTTGTTGGAGGTGCTCTTTTAAATAAATGCAAAGCTTCAGCCTTACTTGCTATTTGCGCTCTTATGAATGTTTTAGTTATTTTATTAATCGTGTGTGTGAATTTAAATGCTGGTTGTATGATTTTTATAGGATTGTTTAATTCAATTATGTTTCCAACTATTTTTTCACTAGCTACTAAGGATTTAGGACGCAATACTTCTCAAGCAAGTGGAATTATATGTATAGCAATTTTTGGCGGGGCAATTATTCCACCTGTACAAGCTTTGATTATGGATTATTGTGATATGAATTTATCTTATATTGTTCCTGCGCTTTGTTATTTATATATTTTATTCTTTGCAAGAAAGGCAGATAATTTAGATTAAATCCATAGAATTTTTCTATGGATTATATTTTTTTATAATAAGTACAAGAGCTAGAATACTCCTTTTGCAATGATGAATGCGATGGAACCAAATCAGCATGTCCTGCAAAAAACAAACCATTAAAATTAAGCATTTTAGAAAAATTATCCACAAGGCGAAATTTGTATTCTTCGTTAAAATAAATCATCATATTTCTTGAAAGTATAATATCAAACTTACCAAGCTCTAAAAATTCTTTTGAAAATACATTTACAACTTTAAAAGTTGGAGAAAATAAGTGTTTTTTAATTTTATATTCATCATTTTCTTCATCAAAATATTTATTTATTAAATACGAATCAAGATTATACAAAGAGCGTTTTGAATATGTTGCACTTTTTGCCTTTTGTATTATTTGAGTATTAATATCAATTCCTGTTATATTTAAATTAAAAAGCCCTTCTTCACTTGCAAGCATTAAAATAGAATAAACTTCTTCTCCGCTAGAACAAGGAGCTACTAGAATATTTCTTAAGCTAGGATTAAGTTTTATCATATAAATTAATTCTTTTAATTGTTTTAATTCTCTGTAAAAATATGTTTCACAAACGGTTATTAAATCAAATAATTCTTGCTTTAAATTTTGATTAAAATCTATTTGTCTTTCAAGCTCTTTAAAAGATGAAATATTATTTGAACAAGCAAATTTTATTAATTTTGATGAAATGGTATTTTTTTTAACTTCTAAATCAATTCCGCAAATTATTCTAATTTTATTTATTAAAGAATCAAATTCAGCAGCATTATTTATAAATTCAACACTTTTTTCTTCATTATTTGTATTATTTTTATTTTTATTAAACATATTAAACATTAAAAATCCTTTAAAAAAGAGATTAATTCTTTTTGCATATCTTGTATATTTAATTGTGTTAATTGATTATTAAGCTCGTAAGCTCTTTTTGGCATTCCATACACTATACAAGATTCTTCACTTTCCCCAATACATTTTACACCTTTTTTGTATAACTCAAAAAGCCCTTTAGCCCCATCATCACCAATACCAGTTAGCAAAATTGCCATCATTTTATAATCTCTTGCAATTTTACTAGCGCTTAAAAATAATAAATCTACATTAGGCACAAAGGGAAAAGTACCATTGTTAAACGAGGCTCTTAAATTTAGATTTAATTCTGTATTATGTTGGCAAATATATATTTTATCTTCTAAAAAACAAGGGCTATCAAGTAAAACAACCTCGCTTTTACACTCTTTATTTAATTGATTTGCATAACTTGGTAAAAAATTTGCTTGCATATGTTGAGCAATAATTATGCTTGTATTTTTTAATTCTAAATCTTTTATTAAAAATTTAATTTGAGAAGGTCCGCCTGTGCTAGCACCTATTAAAACTACTTTTTTCATAAATATTTCCTTGTAAAATAAAGCCAATAAAAGGCTGCAAATATAAAAATACTCCCCATAAAAATACTAATATTAGCTAAGCTAATTGCAAGGTTGTTAAACAAATAACCAACTAAAATTGTAAGCAATAGACTAAAGGCAACATAGACCATATCAACATAAGCAATTACTCTTCCATAATATTTTTTATCACAAGAATTTTGTATTTGAGTATAAGTATAAGACCATATTGTGCTAGTGCAAAAACCAGCTACAAGCATTCCAACTAGTGATAAATAAAAAGAAAATTGAAAAATCGCCCATATAATAATGCCAAAGCCTTGTGCTAAATATAAATAAAATAAGCTATTTTTATTAGCAATCTTACTTAAAATAAGTGGTCCAATTACTAAAGAACAAGCCCTAAAGGTATTGCTAAGCCCTATTAACAAAGCTACACTTAAGGTTTGTTTTAAAAAATATACCTTATTTAAATACTCATAACTTGCAAGATAGTTAATTATCGCATCGTAAGTTGTAGCGCCTATAACCCCGTGTAATAACATAAGATGGATTATTTTTTTGTTTAACTTAATGTAAGCAATTCCTTGCAACAACATAATATAAGCTTTTTTAAAGCTTAACTTTTTTGTTTCTTTGTTTAGCTTTAAAAAAAATAGCAAATAAAGCGCAATACAAAAAAGAATACAATCTAAAATAAAAGCAGCCTTAATTCCAAAATAATGGCAAAACACTCCAGCAGCAGCCATTCCCGTTGTATATGATACAGCCCAAATTATTGAAAATAATTCGTTTGCTAGTTTTAATTCTTCCTTAGAAAATATATGCGGAATAACACTCATTTCGGTTTGAAAATAAATACTAGCAACGGTTATTCTTACAAAAATTAAGAAAAATAAAAAATAAATATAACTAGCATCCTTTATAAAAAGTAACAAAAATACAGAAATTAATTCTACAATAACCATTGTCATCATCAGTTTTTTAGAATTGAAATTATCAATTAAAATTCCGCTAAAAGGTGCTAATAATATAGGCGGCAAAAAAGCACACATAACACTAGCACTAATTGCCCAATTTTTTACACTTTTTGATGAAAAGTCTCCCCAATCTACTAGGCTAAAATCAAAACCAATAAGCATAGTATAAACACCAACTTGTGAAAACCATGCACCAAAATAAGTTATAAATTGTACTAAAACTAAAATCGCATAATTTTTATTATTTTTTATTAATTTTGCATAGGATTTAAACATTGTTAAATTCCACTAATACCACAGCCATTGCAATACCAGCATCATGTGAAATGCTAAGGCTTGCATTTTTTATATTAAATTCTTTTATTGTTTTATTGCTAAAGCTAATTAGCGGTTGGCCTAAATTATCTTTACTTAGTAAAACATCTTTAAAAGTACAAGTAGGGCTAATGCCTACACCTAAAGCCTTTAAAGCAGCTTCTTTAGCAGCAAAATAACCCGCTAAAGAATTTGCATTTAATTTTAAATGTTGTATTTCTGTAGTTGATAAGATTTTGTTTATAAAGCTATTTTTAATTTTAGAATTTAAAATTTTTTCAATTCTTTTTACATCAACTACATCACAACCAATTTTCATATAATTTTATTCCGAAATAACAAAGTCCGTAAAATAAAGATTTTTAATAAAACCATCATTTAAATTGTTATTGATTTTATTAATTATTTCTTCTTTTAATCTTTCTTTTCCTTTCGTTGTGCTTATTTCTTCTTTACTTTTTGAGCTAAGAATAGCCAAAATAGCATCTTTTATTACAGGTTTTTTCTTGTCAAGCTCCATTGTTAGAGTTGGTACATTTTGTTCTAATTCTAACCTGCATTTAAGGTATTTATTTCCACCATCGCTATTTAGATTAACGGTAAATGATTCTAATGGATACATAACACCAATTTCACTTGCACTTGCATCTTGCTTTTTCTTGTTGTCTTTTTTGTTTTCTTGTTGGCTTACTTCATCAGTTTTTTCATCATCACCGCCTGAAAAAGCAGCATAAATTACTAAACCACCAAGTGCTAAAACAACAACTAATAAAACACTAACTAGTATTAATACTAAGTTTGAACCTTTTGATTTTTTAACTACTTCTTCTTTTTCTTCTGCCATTGATTAACCTTATTAAATAGAATTTAGCTTCATTCTACAAAAGTATATTTAATTAAGGATAATTTTATGATTAAAAAGGTGTTTTTAGGGCTTGTAGTTTTAGTATTGATTATTATTTGTTTTTTTATTTTTTCAAAAGAAGAAAAAGAAGAATTGGTTAAAATTAAGCCAAGCATACAGGATTTAAAAATAAGTGTTGAAGCAGTTGGCAAGGTTTATACTGATTCTTTGGTTGAGGTTGCAACATTAGCAAACGGAGAGATAAAGGATTTTAGAGTAAAACTAGGAGATAAGTTAAAAAAAGGCGATATTATAGCGATTTTAGATGATGAAACAGAAAAAAATCAATTAGCAAGTGAAGAAAGCAAATTAGTAAATTTGCTTGATGAAAAAAATTCAGCAAATGTAAGTTTAGAAGAAGCAAAAAACAAATTTACTTCTCAAGAAACACTTTATAACAAAGGTGCAAGTTCAAAGGATAGCTATTTGAGTGCAAAGAGTAATTATTATGCTGCAATTGCAAAATTAAGCAGTATAGAAGCATCAATCAAGCAAACAAAAGCAAATATAGCAAGTTATAAAAATAATCTTGATTTAACTGTGGTAAAAGCACCAATTGATGGTGTTGTAATTAGTGTTTATGCGTCTTTGGGTCAAACTATTAACTCAAGAACATCATCTCCAACCCTGATTAAAATGGCAAATTTAGATGAATTAAAAGTAAAAATGCAAATTCCACAAAATGATGTAGCAAAATTAAAAGCAGGGCAGGTCGTAGAATACATACCTTTAAGTGATGGAGCGGTAAAAAAAAGTACTTATTTAAGCAGTGTTGATGATGCAGATGTAACCGTGGTTGCAAATTCTAGCACTGATGGAGCTGTGTATTATTATGCTAGATTTGATGCTTACAATGATAAAGACTTAAAAATAGGTATGGATGTGCAAAATACTATAATTATTCAAGATATTAAAGACGCACTTACAATACCTATTAATTACCTTAGCAAGGATAAGGGTGGATATTATGTAAATATAGCTGATTTAAGCGAGCAAGGATATAAAAAAAGTTATGTAAAATTAGGTTTGAGTGATGATTTTAATATACAAATTTTAAGCGGATTAAATAAAGATGATGAAATTGTTTTATTAAACAAGAGTTTAGGTGCAAGCAATGATAAAGTTAAAATGCGTTAATAAATTTTATGGCAGCACGCAGGTTTTAAAAGATATAAATCTTAGTATTAGTGCAGGAGAATTTGTAATTTTACTTGGAAAAAGTGGAAGTGGCAAATCAACCTTACTTAATATGATAGGTTTAATTGATGAGCCAAATAGTGGAGAGTATTATTTTAAAGATAAGAATTTATATAAATTAAATAAAGAAGAAAAATCAGCTTTTAGGTCTATGAATTTTGGTTTTATCTTTCAAAGATACAATTTAATGCCAAGTTCTAGCGTGCTTGATAATGTTATTTTAAGTGCTTTATATGCTAAAAAAAATAAAGAAGAATCTATAAAAAGAGCTAAAGAATTGTTAAATAATTTAGAATTAGCCGAGCATATTAATAAAAAAGCAGCACATTTAAGTGGTGGTCAGCAACAAAGAGTAAGTGTTGCAAGAGCATTGATTAATAAAGCATCTTTTATCTTAGCTGATGAACCAACAGGAGCCTTAGATAGTTTAAACGGTATTAAACTTATGGAAATTTTAAAAGAGTTAAACGAAAAAGAAGGCGTTGGGGTTATTTTAGTTACTCACGATGAAACTTTATGTAAATATGCAAGTCGTGTAATTAAAATGAAAGATGGAAATATAATTAGCGATGAAATTCTTAAAGAAAAAAGCAAAGTAGAATTTAAAAAAACAGAAGAAAAACCAAGTACATTTAAAGATAAATTCATAGCAAGTTCATCATTTTTCTTACAAAATGTAAGCCTTGCTTTAAATAATCTAATAACCCATAAAATGCGTTCATTTTTAACTATGCTTGGTTTAATAATAGCCACTGCTTCAGTAATTAGCACAATAGCCTTAGGAAATGGCGGAAAAGCCGATGTTTTAGCAGAGATAAGCTTTTTAGGTAATAATCAAATTATAGTACATAAAGGTGCAAGAGATGGAGATAGAAACACAGCAAGATTAAGGGATTTAAAGCTTAGCGATTTAGAGCTTATAAAAAAACTTGATTATGTAAAAGATGTTGGTATAGAAAGTTCTTTTCCTGGTGCTTATGTTACTTATAAAGATAAAGAAATTAATGTTGGAGCTACTGGGGTCTTTGCAAATTTTTTAGAAATTAATAATAAACAAATGCTTGAAGGTAGATTTTTTAATGATGATGAAGAAGCACAAGCTAAAAATATTTGTGTTTTATCTCAAAGTGTAAAAGAAACTCTTTTTAAGAATAATGAAGACCCTATAGGAAAGATAATTTATCTAAAAGGCAAACCTTTAAAGGTAATTGGTGTGATTAAAAAAGATAACCAAGATAGAGATTTTGATATAAAAGTATATCTACCAAACAACACCTTATCTAAAAAGTTTGATGGTAGAAGAGATATTAGACAAATAATAGTACTTGTAAAAGATGGAGTAGATAGTACTTTTGCAGAAAGTAATTTAAAACAAGTTTTAGAAGTAAAAAAAGGTGAGAATTCAATAAGAACATTTAACCTAGATGCCATTAAAAAGACTATTGAAAAAACAGCACAAAAGCTAAGCTTATTAATATTTGGTGTTGCCTTTATTGCAATGATTGTTGGTGGAATTGGGGTTATGAATATTATGCTTGTTGTTGTTAAAGAACGAACAAAAGAAATAGGTATTAAATTAGCCATAGGCGCAAGCCCATCGTACATTAGTACAGGCTTTTTAATAGAAGCAGTTGTTTTATGCTCGGTTGCTGCTATTTTAGGAGTATTATTTTCTTTAGCTATTATTTTTACAATAAACAATCTTAATTTTATTGATATTAATATGATGATAGATTATAAGGCTATTTTATTAGGCTTTTTTTCTTCTGTTATTGTTGGCTTGTTTTTTGGATATTTTCCTGCAAAAAGTGCTTCAAAATTAATTCCTGCACAAGCTTTATCTGATGAATAAATACAATTAAACACAAAAGTCTATTTGTTTTAGCAAGTAGGCTTTTTGCCAACTAGTACTTATTGCAAAATCAATTTATAATAAATTATTTTTACAATTATTTTAGCTGCTAAAAAACTAAATACTAATATAAAATAATTTTTACCAGCAGTACTTAAAAGACATTAGAAATTTTGCTAAAAACACAAAGAATAAAAGCACTTAAAAACTCAAATATTTTGTAAAATATTTTAAGCCTATTTAGTATTACGCTATTTATACATAGCCCAACAAAGCACCTAGCCTAAAAAGTGCGTAATGAAAAAATTAGCCTTAGTGTAAAAATATACAATATAATTATAAAACTTTTAAATATTTATAAGAACTATAAAAATGCTTACTTTTATTGATATTAAACTAAAATACTCTTGTAAATAAAGATTAAAAGATGATAAATATTTTTAATATTAACCAAATAAATATGATTTTAACAAGAATAATTTTTTATTAATTTACTATATATTAATTTTAATACATAAAATATCAGGCTTACTTTATAAGAAATTATAAAGTAATGTTTTAGACAAAACACCTTTTAAAGTAGTTAAATTACAATCTAATATTTTTTATCCCCCAAACCCTCTTTGTTTAGATTGTAATTTACTTTTTCATTTTTTTTCATAGTTTTTGATTTAGAAATATATAGGCTAGGAGAACCTAGCCTATTGTAGTATTTTATTTGAAGTTTAGATTTTTGATATTCTCATCAACTTTTTTCATCTCATCAGTTGGTAAAGATGCAGTTGGATAGTGATGGTCTAGCTTAGCAGGAGCATTAGGAATTTTAGCTTCTTTTGTGAATGTAATTTTTACATTAAATGGAGCTAATTCGTTAGCTAAAGTGCTTTGTCCTTCTCTTGCAATTTCTTTACATTGAGAAATAATTCTCATAAATTCTTGCGGAGAATGAAAACCATAAGAGTTTTCACTAAATGCAACATCCCAGCGAATTTGTGCTTTTCTATGTGCGTATAATGATTTATCTAAAGCTTTTGAAATTGCTTCTTCTCTTGCTTTTTCATCTAAGTTTGCAAATTGTGGTAATTTTGCAAGTTCAGCACGAGCAGTTTTAATATCAGCAATTAAAGCTAAAAGATTGTTTTCACATTTTCTTAATTCATAAGCGTGGCGATTTTGAATAAAGGCAATTCTATCTTTTAACACTTGTTCGCTTTGTGGGTGGCAAGTTTTACAAGAAGCATTTATATCAGCATAAGGAGTTAAGATATTGTGATTTGTAACCTTATTTGCCCCATATCTTTTGTAAGGCATATGACAATCAACGCAAGTTACACCACTTCTATAGTGTAATGAGCTTGAGTACATTTCAGCCTCAGGGTGTTGCATTTTAATAATTTTAGCCTTAGTGTCTTTATTTATAAAATCATAAGGGAATTCGCCATTTGCAAATTTTTCATCATAATATTCATCAAAATTTTCAATCTTAAAGGCTTCATCTTTTTTCCACTTAGTCCAAGGGAAGGTTAAAACGCTATCTTTTCCTTCAAAATAGTATTCAACATGGCATTGCATACAAACATAATTTCTCATTTCTTTTCTGCTACCTTTAATACCGTGTTTTGCATCAGCTTCATAACCTCTTAAAACCATCGCATTAACAAAAGCAGGGCGAGTTACTCTTAAGCTCATATCATCAGGGTTATGGCAATCTGCACAAGTTGAACCCATATGAGAGCCGTGAATTCCTTCACCATAAACGCTTTTTACCTTATCCATTACATCAAAATATGGAATAGAATTCATCTTAGTCCAAGCTTCTTTCATCATTTGTCCGTTTTCTTGAACATCAAAAAATCCCATTGCTTTTTTACTTGATTCTACAGGATTATCTAAGAATAGTCCTTGTAATTTAGAGCTTGAATAAATAGCTTTTAAATAACCAGTGTGGCAATTTACACAAGCACCAGGCTGTCCTTTAAAAGCAGGTAAGCCGTGAGAATTTAAGAATTCTTTGTTATTTCTTTTTGTTTCTAATTGGTCTATTTGTGAATAATAGTGCGTTCTTGGTTTGCTATAATCAACCGCAAAAGCATAACCATTCCAAAATGTCGTAGCAGCAGGCCAGCGAATGATTTTACTATATGGTAAAGAACCACCAAATGGAGTTTGTATATACTCATCTTTCATTTGCAAATAGCCATCAAGTTGTGCAGGGAAATTGCGTCCCCATAAAGCAAAATCAGGCTCATCATCGCTTTGAGCAAAAGTTTTTAAAGGTTGTGTTTTACTCTCGCCTTTATGCTCTGCAATATTTGTATTTAGAGCAAAAAGTCCAACCCCACCAAGTGCAGCTATAACACAGGCAGCTACATAAATTGATTTTGACATATTCTATCTCCTTAATTGTGTAAATGTCCTACACTTGTATGACAGTGTAAGCAGTCAAGTTTTTCGCCATTAAAATTAATCGCATTGTGTGCATAATCTTTGTGACAAGTTGCACAATTATTATTTACATCTTCATGCGTCATTTGTGCTGGCTCTAAATTAGGTGGATTACCTCCTACTGTAAAATAATAGCCGTGCTTTAAGCCGTGATAAGCTTTTTTAGTCCAATAGGCAAAAAAGTCATTTTGAGGTAAATGACAATCTACGCAACCTGCATTAGAGCTATGATCACCTTTAAGCCAAGAATCATATACATCAGTCATAATGTGGCATTTTGCACAGGCTTCTGGTTTATGCGTCATCATTAAAAAGCCATCAGCTATTATAAAAGTATAAATTCCACCACCAAAAACAATCCCGAACAGAATACAACAGGCTAATAAAAGTTTGTTTATTGGTTTTTTCATTTATACACCTTGTAAAAAAAAATTAAGCTTTTATTCTACACTTTTAGCCTTAAAAATACTTGATGGTTATTAATTATTTTTTTTAAATTTGTTTTAAGTAATTTATATTTAAAAAACTATAAAATAAGGATTTTATAAAAAAGGATAATTTTAATATTTTTTAACACTATGTAATTATTTTTCTTTTTAGAAGTATTTTCTTATATAAAAATAAAAAATAATTATCAAAAAATATATTTTATCTAAAAAAATCTATTTGAATTTAAATTTGGAACGGCTTTTGCTTTAAAGTGAAAATATTAAACTTTTAGTTAAAGGATAAATTATGATGAGATCACTTTGGGCTGGCGTTACAGGTATTCAAGCCCACCAAATAGCAATGGATACAGAAGGTAACAATATAGCAAATGTTAATACAGTTGGTTTTAAATATTCAAGAGCAAATTTTAGTGATTTGATTTCTCAAACACAAAAGGTAGCAACAGCACCACAAGGAG
It encodes the following:
- a CDS encoding sugar MFS transporter, with amino-acid sequence MQKNNYFSLSILTSLFFMMGLLTVLNDTLIPHLKELFELTYFQSSLIQFCFFGAYFITSSFFGKLIQKIGYQASVSLGFFIAACGCLLFYPAAKTQVYTIFLAALFVLASGVVLLQVTGNPFVTLLSKKEDTARNLALVQAFNSLGTTVGPIIGFYLILENANTIDEKIWSIQQPYLIIAIFLIFLALFVKFVVKLPDTRVIAEEISQTNNDTRTSAWQYAKLRFGALGIFCYVGAEVAIGSFLMLYLMEIANYTKSEAAHYLSYYWGLAMCGRFVGGALLNKCKASALLAICALMNVLVILLIVCVNLNAGCMIFIGLFNSIMFPTIFSLATKDLGRNTSQASGIICIAIFGGAIIPPVQALIMDYCDMNLSYIVPALCYLYILFFARKADNLD
- a CDS encoding CheR family methyltransferase; this encodes MFNMFNKNKNNTNNEEKSVEFINNAAEFDSLINKIRIICGIDLEVKKNTISSKLIKFACSNNISSFKELERQIDFNQNLKQELFDLITVCETYFYRELKQLKELIYMIKLNPSLRNILVAPCSSGEEVYSILMLASEEGLFNLNITGIDINTQIIQKAKSATYSKRSLYNLDSYLINKYFDEENDEYKIKKHLFSPTFKVVNVFSKEFLELGKFDIILSRNMMIYFNEEYKFRLVDNFSKMLNFNGLFFAGHADLVPSHSSLQKEYSSSCTYYKKI
- a CDS encoding CheB methylesterase domain-containing protein; this encodes MKKVVLIGASTGGPSQIKFLIKDLELKNTSIIIAQHMQANFLPSYANQLNKECKSEVVLLDSPCFLEDKIYICQHNTELNLNLRASFNNGTFPFVPNVDLLFLSASKIARDYKMMAILLTGIGDDGAKGLFELYKKGVKCIGESEESCIVYGMPKRAYELNNQLTQLNIQDMQKELISFLKDF
- a CDS encoding MFS transporter — protein: MFKSYAKLIKNNKNYAILVLVQFITYFGAWFSQVGVYTMLIGFDFSLVDWGDFSSKSVKNWAISASVMCAFLPPILLAPFSGILIDNFNSKKLMMTMVIVELISVFLLLFIKDASYIYFLFFLIFVRITVASIYFQTEMSVIPHIFSKEELKLANELFSIIWAVSYTTGMAAAGVFCHYFGIKAAFILDCILFCIALYLLFFLKLNKETKKLSFKKAYIMLLQGIAYIKLNKKIIHLMLLHGVIGATTYDAIINYLASYEYLNKVYFLKQTLSVALLIGLSNTFRACSLVIGPLILSKIANKNSLFYLYLAQGFGIIIWAIFQFSFYLSLVGMLVAGFCTSTIWSYTYTQIQNSCDKKYYGRVIAYVDMVYVAFSLLLTILVGYLFNNLAISLANISIFMGSIFIFAAFYWLYFTRKYL
- the acpS gene encoding holo-ACP synthase, whose protein sequence is MKIGCDVVDVKRIEKILNSKIKNSFINKILSTTEIQHLKLNANSLAGYFAAKEAALKALGVGISPTCTFKDVLLSKDNLGQPLISFSNKTIKEFNIKNASLSISHDAGIAMAVVLVEFNNV
- the fliL gene encoding flagellar basal body-associated protein FliL, which codes for MAEEKEEVVKKSKGSNLVLILVSVLLVVVLALGGLVIYAAFSGGDDEKTDEVSQQENKKDNKKKQDASASEIGVMYPLESFTVNLNSDGGNKYLKCRLELEQNVPTLTMELDKKKPVIKDAILAILSSKSKEEISTTKGKERLKEEIINKINNNLNDGFIKNLYFTDFVISE
- a CDS encoding efflux RND transporter periplasmic adaptor subunit, with the protein product MIKKVFLGLVVLVLIIICFFIFSKEEKEELVKIKPSIQDLKISVEAVGKVYTDSLVEVATLANGEIKDFRVKLGDKLKKGDIIAILDDETEKNQLASEESKLVNLLDEKNSANVSLEEAKNKFTSQETLYNKGASSKDSYLSAKSNYYAAIAKLSSIEASIKQTKANIASYKNNLDLTVVKAPIDGVVISVYASLGQTINSRTSSPTLIKMANLDELKVKMQIPQNDVAKLKAGQVVEYIPLSDGAVKKSTYLSSVDDADVTVVANSSTDGAVYYYARFDAYNDKDLKIGMDVQNTIIIQDIKDALTIPINYLSKDKGGYYVNIADLSEQGYKKSYVKLGLSDDFNIQILSGLNKDDEIVLLNKSLGASNDKVKMR
- a CDS encoding ABC transporter permease, encoding MIKLKCVNKFYGSTQVLKDINLSISAGEFVILLGKSGSGKSTLLNMIGLIDEPNSGEYYFKDKNLYKLNKEEKSAFRSMNFGFIFQRYNLMPSSSVLDNVILSALYAKKNKEESIKRAKELLNNLELAEHINKKAAHLSGGQQQRVSVARALINKASFILADEPTGALDSLNGIKLMEILKELNEKEGVGVILVTHDETLCKYASRVIKMKDGNIISDEILKEKSKVEFKKTEEKPSTFKDKFIASSSFFLQNVSLALNNLITHKMRSFLTMLGLIIATASVISTIALGNGGKADVLAEISFLGNNQIIVHKGARDGDRNTARLRDLKLSDLELIKKLDYVKDVGIESSFPGAYVTYKDKEINVGATGVFANFLEINNKQMLEGRFFNDDEEAQAKNICVLSQSVKETLFKNNEDPIGKIIYLKGKPLKVIGVIKKDNQDRDFDIKVYLPNNTLSKKFDGRRDIRQIIVLVKDGVDSTFAESNLKQVLEVKKGENSIRTFNLDAIKKTIEKTAQKLSLLIFGVAFIAMIVGGIGVMNIMLVVVKERTKEIGIKLAIGASPSYISTGFLIEAVVLCSVAAILGVLFSLAIIFTINNLNFIDINMMIDYKAILLGFFSSVIVGLFFGYFPAKSASKLIPAQALSDE
- a CDS encoding ammonia-forming cytochrome c nitrite reductase subunit c552, coding for MSKSIYVAACVIAALGGVGLFALNTNIAEHKGESKTQPLKTFAQSDDEPDFALWGRNFPAQLDGYLQMKDEYIQTPFGGSLPYSKIIRWPAATTFWNGYAFAVDYSKPRTHYYSQIDQLETKRNNKEFLNSHGLPAFKGQPGACVNCHTGYLKAIYSSSKLQGLFLDNPVESSKKAMGFFDVQENGQMMKEAWTKMNSIPYFDVMDKVKSVYGEGIHGSHMGSTCADCHNPDDMSLRVTRPAFVNAMVLRGYEADAKHGIKGSRKEMRNYVCMQCHVEYYFEGKDSVLTFPWTKWKKDEAFKIENFDEYYDEKFANGEFPYDFINKDTKAKIIKMQHPEAEMYSSSLHYRSGVTCVDCHMPYKRYGANKVTNHNILTPYADINASCKTCHPQSEQVLKDRIAFIQNRHAYELRKCENNLLALIADIKTARAELAKLPQFANLDEKAREEAISKALDKSLYAHRKAQIRWDVAFSENSYGFHSPQEFMRIISQCKEIAREGQSTLANELAPFNVKITFTKEAKIPNAPAKLDHHYPTASLPTDEMKKVDENIKNLNFK